One part of the Marichromatium purpuratum 984 genome encodes these proteins:
- the dmeF gene encoding CDF family Co(II)/Ni(II) efflux transporter DmeF codes for MHVHTLEHWQHSHDFAVHNDRGERHTYYVLLLTAVVMVIEILAGSLYGSMALLADGWHMGTHVAAFLIAILAYRYAARHANDPTHSFGTGKVNVLGGFASAIALGTVALMMLIESLQRLIDPQTIHFNESILVALLGLAVNIASALLLKDAHHHHHGHAHHHDHARDARHDHDHNLRAAYVHVIADAMTSLLAIAALLAGKLLGWHWLDPVMGVVGATIIAVWAYGLLRETAPILVDASIEAPYREAIRATIEADADNRVADIHVWRVGANHYAAIVSLVTHEPRPVEHYKHLLVDFDRIAHLTIEVNACAGPSCLRSR; via the coding sequence ATGCACGTCCATACCCTCGAACACTGGCAACACAGCCACGACTTCGCGGTCCACAACGACCGTGGCGAGCGCCACACCTACTACGTGTTGCTGCTGACTGCCGTGGTGATGGTGATCGAGATCCTCGCCGGCAGCCTCTACGGCTCGATGGCCCTGCTCGCCGACGGCTGGCACATGGGCACCCATGTCGCCGCCTTCCTCATCGCTATCCTCGCCTATCGCTACGCCGCCCGCCACGCCAACGACCCCACTCATAGCTTCGGCACCGGCAAGGTCAATGTGCTCGGCGGCTTCGCCAGCGCCATCGCGCTCGGTACCGTGGCGCTGATGATGCTGATCGAGTCGCTGCAGCGGCTGATCGATCCCCAGACCATCCACTTCAACGAGTCGATCCTGGTCGCCCTGCTCGGGCTCGCGGTCAACATCGCCAGCGCCCTGCTGCTCAAGGACGCGCATCATCACCATCACGGCCACGCCCACCACCATGACCATGCGCGCGACGCGCGCCACGATCACGACCACAACCTGCGCGCGGCCTATGTACACGTCATCGCCGATGCCATGACCTCGCTGCTGGCCATCGCCGCGCTGCTCGCCGGCAAGCTGCTCGGCTGGCACTGGCTCGACCCGGTAATGGGCGTGGTCGGCGCCACCATCATTGCCGTCTGGGCCTATGGACTGCTGCGCGAGACCGCCCCGATCCTAGTCGACGCAAGCATTGAGGCGCCCTACCGCGAGGCGATCCGCGCGACGATCGAGGCCGACGCAGACAACCGCGTCGCCGATATCCATGTCTGGCGAGTCGGTGCCAATCACTATGCCGCCATCGTCTCGCTGGTGACCCACGAGCCACGACCGGTGGAGCACTACAAGCACCTGCTCGTCGACTTCGACCGCATCGCCCACCTCACCATCGAGGTCAACGCCTGCGCCGGTCCCTCCTGCCTGAGGTCTCGCTGA